GGTGGGTAGGCAATATGATCCGTCAAAATACCAACATTACTGAAAAATTAACGCTCTTTTGGCATAATCATTTTGCTATTGAATCCCAAACGGTCTTATTTGCACAAGCAATGCATCAATATTACAAGCTGCTTAGAGATCATTGTTTAGGAAATTTTAAAGACCTGGCCAAACTTGTAACACTAAACCCTGCCATGTTGAGATATCTGAATGGTTATTTGAATTCTAAGGCGGCTCCGGATGAAAACTATGCCAGAGAATTGCAGGAATTATTTACAGTTGGTAAAGGTCCTGATTCAAAATATACAGAAAACGATGTCAAAGCTGCAGCCAAAATTTTAACCGGTTTTCGCATCAATCCTTTGGTGATGCCTTTATCTTATTATTTTGATTTTACCCAACATGATACTTCAACTAAAGTGTTTTCCTCTTTTTATGGAAATAAAATAATTACTGGGAAGTTCTTAGGCCAAGGTGAACAAGAACTAACTGAACTCATCGATATGTTGTTCGGAAATCGGGAGACTGCCAGGCATATCTGCCGAAAAATTTACCGTTTCTTTGTTTACTATGATATTGATAATTCTGTTGAGAACAATGTCATACAACCGCTTGCAGATTTTCTCATTCAACAGAACTTTAATATCAAACCGGTACTTCAAAAATTATTTTCTTCTCAGCATTTTTACGATGTTGCCAATTTGAATTGTGTCATTAAAAATCCATTGGATTATGCAGTCGGAATGTGTCGGGAATTTTCAGTCCAATTTCCTGAACCAACCAACAACACTACCCTACAACAACAATATGTCGCATGGGGCGCGGTGTTTTCATTAGCATCTTATCAAGGATTAAATGTCGGTGAACCTCCAGCTGTAGCCGGATGGCAAGCCTGGTATCAACAACCACAATTTCATGAAATTTGGATCAACGCCGATTCACTAGCCAATAAGAACAGAATAGCGGAAAATATAACCAGTCCGAATGGGATAGATTTTCTGGGTATAAAGTTGAAAATTGATCCAACGATATTTACTGCACAATTACCTAACCCGTTTTCTGCTGATCAATTGGTAAGAGATGCAGTAGCAGTATTGTATAATTACCCAATATCAGATGCATCCTACAATTATTTTAAAAATAATCTGGTCAGTGGTTTCCCCAATGAAACTTATTGGACTGATGCCTGGGACCGCTTCAACACGAATCCCTCAGATCCGGTTGCACGTAATGCGGTTGAGACAAGACTGAATGCATTATACAGGGAGATCATGTCGCAAGCAGAATACCATTTATCATAACAGCGCATCAAAGATGTTTAAGTTACCAATTTTATTATTTTAAAAATTAACAGATGAAACGTCGTCATTTTATACAATCAGCTGCATCCGGAGTCGTCATACCAACAGTTCTGAATGGCCTACCGGTAAATGCATATTCCAATGCACAATGGCTGCAAGAATTGGTCAATCCCAATGTAGATACCGACCATGTTTTGGTTCTCATTAATTTAAATGGAGGCAACGATGGACTTAATACTACCATACCTCTCGATCAATACGATAATTATGCAAAAGCACGGCCGACGATTTATTTGAATTCGAAAGACATCTTAAAATTAAATGGCGTTCCAAATTTGGGCCTACATCCCTCAATGACAGGATTTCAAACCTTGTTTAATGAGGGCAAAATGTCGATTATCCAATCTGTAGGATACCCAAATCCAGATTTTTCGCATTTCAGATCAACAGATATCTGGGCAACCGGTTCTAATGCAGATGAGTATCTGGATACTGGTTGGCTGGGTCGATATTTGAATACTGAATTTCCGGGTTTTCCACTTGGATATCCAAATCCGCAAAATCCAGATCCCCTGGCAGTTCAAGTAGGAAGTAATCTGCCTTTGTTGTTTCAGGGACCCAACGCACAAATGGCAATGAATGTATCCAATCCTGATATTTTTGGATTATGGCCGTCGGGCATTAATGATCCGGCGCCTAACAATAATTATGGTAAAGAACTCAATTTCATCAGAACCATAAGTCGCCAATCCGAATCTTTTGCAGAAGCTTTGCTAGCCGCTTATTTTAAAGGAAATAATCTCGCCAACTATCCTACAGGTAATTATCTGGCGGATGCCTTAAAAGTCATCGCCAGAGTCATTAAAGGAGGAATGAAGACGCGATTATATATTGTTAGTCTGGGTGGTTTTGATACGCATTCAGAACAAGTTGATGCAAGCAACAGAAATAATGGAATGCATGCAAATCTTCTTAAATTATTGAGTGATGCTTCATTGGCTTTTCAACGCGACCTGGAAGCCATGAAACTAGACGAACGAGTGTTAGGTATGACCTTTAGTGAATTCGGACGCAGGATCAAAGACAATTTGAGTGGCACAAACGGTTCAGGGGGAACTGATCATGGAGCTGCAGCACCTATGTTTATTTTTGGAAAAAATGTAATACCGGGTGTTACGGGCAGCAATCCCTTTATTCCTGCAACTGTCAATGAATTTGATAATATTCCAATGCAATATGATTTCCGGTCAGTTTATACTTCTGTGTTACAAGATTGGTTCTGCGTAAAAGATCCTGCACTTTCAGAAATCATGCTTAGGAATTATCAGGCTTTGCCGGTAGTAAAGAAATCAAATTGTATCACTGCAGTAGATGATTTTAACGCAGAGCAAGAATTATTAGATTTGCAGATATTGGGAAATCCTCTGTATTCCCGTTCTCAAATTCAACTTAGCAGTATGGAGGGCCATGCTTTGGTCCAGTTGATCGAACCCATGGGCACGGTTATCAAAACAATATTCAATGGAAAATTAAATGCAGGTGTTCATACTTTTGATATTGAAAATGAAAATTATCGTCCTGGAAATTATTATGTGCGGGTTCAGCAAAAATCTGCACAAAAGACCAAACCACTTATAGTGGTGTTGCCTTGATTTGATTTTTAAAGTCTGGAGTTTACACGCCCATTTTAAGCAGATTTATAATCATGCATGCTGGTTAATTCCGGCAAATCATCAGATACTCAGCTGAGTTATCTTTTTATAATACCATCAGAATTTAATCCAGATTCAACACAAAATCTTTAGGGCAGGTTACAACATATTTCAATTTGAGTTTTTTGTCTTCTTTTGATGAAAGTTTTAAATTCCAACGAAGTTTTCCGGTTTCTGATTCTAATGTTGCTGCTGAAATATCTTCAGCTTCTATCTGAATTTCTTTTTGAGTAGAAACGGGAATTTGGTCTTCCAGAATCAATTCAATACTTGTAGACTTATTATTTTTAATGCCTAACTCATAGCCCTTGGTAATTTCTTTTTTATCAGAAAGGAATTTGTTTTTGGAGTAATCTTTGATTTTAGTTCTGGTCAGAATCACATTTTTGTCACGTCCCAATGATAATCTCAGAAAATCCTGAATGCTTCGGGTATCTATAAATATTTTGCCCTGATAAGTGTTTTCCAGAAATAATTGTGCTTCTCCATTCATGAGATCTAAGTCTTCCCAATCAGAAATTTCAGCCGTTAGAAATGCATCCGGATCTAGTTTAGGAACTGCAAAATAAATGTATTTAGCGTTTATACTTGCTTTTCGCACGGTTACATGGAAAGGTTTATTATTTGAAAGTACGGTATAAGGTAAATCAATGTTGTAAGATCTTGTCGTAAGTTGTTCCTGCACCTGGGTGAACTGCTCTACACCCTCTGGTGCCTGCATCAGATCGGCAGCTTGATTTTGTGCCATTTCAGGGGCTGATCTTTTTTGTTGATATACAACCGGAGGGCGATTACTCAGATACCATGGTTGTAATATTGGACGATCACCACTTTCAAGTGGATTAGCGGTAGACAATTGAATCTTTATATTCTTCCAGTCTTCGCCACTATTTTGATAAACATTGGCCTTATAAGTAATTTCCATGGGCGACTGAATATCCTTTACATGAATGTCGTAGCGCATTTCCCAGCGGGCATCATAAACGTAGTAACTCATCGTAAAGTTTTGATTGCCTGCAGATTTACTTAAAAGCTGAAGTACTACTTCACTACTGGGTTGCTGGGAAGTTTGTAAGTCAGCAATCTGACGATCTATTTTTTCAATTTCTGATTGCTGCATTTTTTCCTTTTTTTCAAGTTCTGAAATTTTAGGAAGGAGATCAGCTAATTTTAATTTGTGAAATTCAATCAACAATTTGAGGTCCTCCAATTTTGCATTGGAATTGGGTACACTTACTACCTGCACTTGATTTTTTAAGAGCAGATTTTTCTCAAATTGTAAAATATAAATTTGCTGCTGAATTTTAATAAGTTCTTCTTTGAGTTGCTCTTTCTTTTTGATCATATCATCAGCTGCATTTTTGCGTTCGTTGATATAATTTAATTCATGCTTCACTCCTAAAAGCACCACATCTCCTGCCGCACGCAATTGAATACTGTTGGGGTCGAGATTTGTAGCAAGACCTTTAATTCGTATTTCCTGTTCACCTGCATTGAGTTTTAATTCAAGTGACCGGAATATTTGCGCACCTTGTAAAAACACAGATACTTCTTTGATTTGATTGGTTACTACAGATTGAGCATCAAGATTTAACATGTTCAAAAGAATAAAAGGGACAAATAATTTTTTCATGGATTTCCAATTTGATTCTTAACGAAAATTCAGTTATAAAATTCCAAACTTGAGTTTTTTTAGCAAGAAAATAACAATTGAATCACTTCCCGGCTTGTTTGCAGCTTGTTATCATCATTATACCCGGTTTGTTTTCTTCAAGATAAACAAAACATAGTTTTTCTATAACAGTGCAGCTCCAACAACCCCGGCACTATCTCCCAATTTGGGTTTTACAAAAAGTGTTTTCAGTTCGTAATTAAAAACATAGGGTTTGATTTCTTCTTTTCCTCTGGTGTAGAGTATTTCTAAATTTCCCAATCCTCCACCCAAGACGACAATATCGGGATCTATGATATTAATAACAGTAGCCATCGCCTTTCCAAAATAATGGATCAATCTTTCGATCGTTTCAACTGCATTTTTTTCCCCTAACAGAAAGCGTTTATATATTTCTGCCATAGGAACAGACGTATCAGAAATTTTTCGATAATATTTCTCACAAGCCGGTCCGGATATAAAAGTTTCAACACATCCCTTTTTACCGCAATAACAGGAATCTCCGGAGGGATCGAGAATATTATGTCCCCACTCGCCACCAATTCCATGTTTACCATGTATGACTTTTCCCCGCACAACAATTCCCGACCCGACACCAGTGCCCATAATGACTCCAAATACCACTTCCGGATCTTTGATGTAATCTGGAACGGCGCCATGATGATTTTCTGCCATGGCAAAACAATTGGCATCATTGGCCATCCGCACTTCGTAACCTAAAATTTTTTCGAGGTCTTTTTGCATGGGTCTGCCGATTAAGCCCAGGGTATTGCTGTTTTTGATCAATTGGGTGTCTTTATCGATAATGCCCGGCGTCCCTATCCCAATGTGCTTGGGTATGAAGGAATATTTATCAGTAAGGGAATGAAGTATTTTTTGAATTTGCAAAAGGATATGATCATATCCCTTATCCGCTTCAGTTGGAAGGCGCAATCTTTCAAGGATTTGAAGAGGGCCATTCACGTCGATCAGGGCTGCTTCGATCTTTGTGCCACCGAGATCTATTCCTATTAAATATGGACTCATGTCGAAAGTTAAGCAATAATTTGAATGGCTGAAGGGATCATTTTTACTTGTAATTGAGAACATTGGCCCTGATAATCACCATCAATGTGGTAGTAAAGCTCTTCCTCGAACTGTACTTCCAGTGCTTCAGCTCTTCTGTATTGGCTCAATTTGGAGTTGAGAATATTTTTACTAAAAACCATAAAAATCATATACGGAGCTTGCCACATTTTTGGCTTTTTCAAAATCAGGATATCCATAATACCATCATTGACAGAAGCCAATGGTGAGATGACTGCATTGTTGCCTAACTGCGAAGAATTGGCAATTTCAAGAGCCCAAACATCCTGAAAGCTTTCGCCATTTATGTTCACAGAAAAAGTGCTGCTTTGTTGATGTAA
The genomic region above belongs to Saprospiraceae bacterium and contains:
- a CDS encoding mucoidy inhibitor MuiA family protein → MKKLFVPFILLNMLNLDAQSVVTNQIKEVSVFLQGAQIFRSLELKLNAGEQEIRIKGLATNLDPNSIQLRAAGDVVLLGVKHELNYINERKNAADDMIKKKEQLKEELIKIQQQIYILQFEKNLLLKNQVQVVSVPNSNAKLEDLKLLIEFHKLKLADLLPKISELEKKEKMQQSEIEKIDRQIADLQTSQQPSSEVVLQLLSKSAGNQNFTMSYYVYDARWEMRYDIHVKDIQSPMEITYKANVYQNSGEDWKNIKIQLSTANPLESGDRPILQPWYLSNRPPVVYQQKRSAPEMAQNQAADLMQAPEGVEQFTQVQEQLTTRSYNIDLPYTVLSNNKPFHVTVRKASINAKYIYFAVPKLDPDAFLTAEISDWEDLDLMNGEAQLFLENTYQGKIFIDTRSIQDFLRLSLGRDKNVILTRTKIKDYSKNKFLSDKKEITKGYELGIKNNKSTSIELILEDQIPVSTQKEIQIEAEDISAATLESETGKLRWNLKLSSKEDKKLKLKYVVTCPKDFVLNLD
- a CDS encoding DUF1800 domain-containing protein, translating into MERSEFLQIWNRKQTSRPLAPSAALDPYTGPWTQREAAHLLRRLCFGVKRPEINLAVSKGFTTTLNDLLTVDAIPSPPLNVYAVSLNDDPDVPFGQTFVNAPINAALPPQYYQARIDTFKAWWVGNMIRQNTNITEKLTLFWHNHFAIESQTVLFAQAMHQYYKLLRDHCLGNFKDLAKLVTLNPAMLRYLNGYLNSKAAPDENYARELQELFTVGKGPDSKYTENDVKAAAKILTGFRINPLVMPLSYYFDFTQHDTSTKVFSSFYGNKIITGKFLGQGEQELTELIDMLFGNRETARHICRKIYRFFVYYDIDNSVENNVIQPLADFLIQQNFNIKPVLQKLFSSQHFYDVANLNCVIKNPLDYAVGMCREFSVQFPEPTNNTTLQQQYVAWGAVFSLASYQGLNVGEPPAVAGWQAWYQQPQFHEIWINADSLANKNRIAENITSPNGIDFLGIKLKIDPTIFTAQLPNPFSADQLVRDAVAVLYNYPISDASYNYFKNNLVSGFPNETYWTDAWDRFNTNPSDPVARNAVETRLNALYREIMSQAEYHLS
- a CDS encoding ROK family protein; this encodes MSPYLIGIDLGGTKIEAALIDVNGPLQILERLRLPTEADKGYDHILLQIQKILHSLTDKYSFIPKHIGIGTPGIIDKDTQLIKNSNTLGLIGRPMQKDLEKILGYEVRMANDANCFAMAENHHGAVPDYIKDPEVVFGVIMGTGVGSGIVVRGKVIHGKHGIGGEWGHNILDPSGDSCYCGKKGCVETFISGPACEKYYRKISDTSVPMAEIYKRFLLGEKNAVETIERLIHYFGKAMATVINIIDPDIVVLGGGLGNLEILYTRGKEEIKPYVFNYELKTLFVKPKLGDSAGVVGAALL
- a CDS encoding DUF1501 domain-containing protein, producing the protein MKRRHFIQSAASGVVIPTVLNGLPVNAYSNAQWLQELVNPNVDTDHVLVLINLNGGNDGLNTTIPLDQYDNYAKARPTIYLNSKDILKLNGVPNLGLHPSMTGFQTLFNEGKMSIIQSVGYPNPDFSHFRSTDIWATGSNADEYLDTGWLGRYLNTEFPGFPLGYPNPQNPDPLAVQVGSNLPLLFQGPNAQMAMNVSNPDIFGLWPSGINDPAPNNNYGKELNFIRTISRQSESFAEALLAAYFKGNNLANYPTGNYLADALKVIARVIKGGMKTRLYIVSLGGFDTHSEQVDASNRNNGMHANLLKLLSDASLAFQRDLEAMKLDERVLGMTFSEFGRRIKDNLSGTNGSGGTDHGAAAPMFIFGKNVIPGVTGSNPFIPATVNEFDNIPMQYDFRSVYTSVLQDWFCVKDPALSEIMLRNYQALPVVKKSNCITAVDDFNAEQELLDLQILGNPLYSRSQIQLSSMEGHALVQLIEPMGTVIKTIFNGKLNAGVHTFDIENENYRPGNYYVRVQQKSAQKTKPLIVVLP